From one Verrucomicrobiia bacterium genomic stretch:
- a CDS encoding sensor histidine kinase, translating into MESLSKEIEITENLALTDKDRRMLDMHSFLNILNVLLGELYLLRLNSGHPDDMAESSRMAEVLAAQLADAGTSEQVALDLEALGWKFEFEFKAMIERHPEFDRDEAVQESADNIRSVITILRPRIREWHDRRELGNKWVSHALSLLQESFTNFFAAVEKNSKGRYRIVRNLAAQEERDYVVSLDFQPGSDGQILMPPVFQDVFRDLVANARKYTPPGGVIIAGLVDNNHGIRLAVEDTGRGIPPDELSKVVGFGYRASNVRDIPTKGAGFGLTKAYAATKQFGGRMWLRSQVNVGTRVIIEVPRLE; encoded by the coding sequence ATGGAATCGCTGTCCAAAGAAATAGAGATCACGGAAAACCTTGCTCTTACGGACAAGGACCGCCGCATGCTGGACATGCATTCCTTCCTGAACATTTTGAATGTGTTACTGGGGGAGCTTTACCTCCTGCGGCTGAACTCCGGGCATCCAGACGACATGGCGGAGAGCAGCCGGATGGCGGAAGTGCTAGCGGCACAACTGGCCGATGCTGGGACCAGTGAACAAGTGGCCTTGGATCTCGAAGCCTTGGGGTGGAAATTTGAATTCGAGTTCAAGGCCATGATCGAGCGTCATCCTGAGTTTGACCGGGATGAAGCAGTGCAAGAATCCGCGGACAACATCCGTTCCGTGATAACTATCCTGCGTCCGCGTATTCGGGAATGGCACGATCGCAGGGAGTTGGGCAACAAGTGGGTATCGCACGCATTGTCTTTGTTGCAGGAAAGCTTCACCAACTTTTTTGCGGCGGTGGAAAAGAACAGCAAAGGCCGCTACCGGATCGTGCGCAACCTGGCGGCTCAAGAGGAACGTGATTATGTCGTCAGCCTAGATTTTCAACCGGGTTCGGATGGGCAAATTCTGATGCCGCCGGTGTTTCAAGATGTGTTCCGTGATCTTGTGGCCAATGCCAGGAAATATACCCCACCGGGTGGCGTTATCATCGCGGGGTTGGTGGACAACAACCATGGTATCCGGCTGGCCGTGGAAGACACCGGTCGGGGGATACCGCCGGATGAACTGTCCAAGGTAGTCGGGTTCGGCTATCGGGCCAGTAATGTTCGCGATATACCCACCAAGGGGGCAGGCTTTGGACTCACCAAAGCCTATGCGGCCACTAAACAGTTTGGTGGACGCATGTGGCTGCGGTCACAGGTCAACGTGGGCACAAGGGTGATCATCGAAGTGCCACGACTGGAATAG
- a CDS encoding PAS domain-containing protein, with product MSNLMLSAEQEAERLEALREYGLLDTPPESCFDELTQLAAEICDAPVALVSLVDADRQWFKSRVGLEIQETGREVSFCAHAIQSKEIMVVPDAREDARFAGNPLVQGDPNIRFYAGMPLVGRDGLALGTLCVIDLVVRDLQPHQLRALKVLGRQVMAQMELRKNLATLAEGQAAKIENRVQKRSAELALVARESSDKLAQADRARLALLSLLEDQKRAESALQQSEERFRLMVETVQEVFWITSPNKDRIIYVSPAYEPIWGRTCASLYLEPHTWLDSVHEEDRERVRLAAQTKQVIGAYDVEFRIKRPDGSLRWIRDRAFPVKESSGQLIQVIGVAQDITDYKLAEQALSENRHFLEKAQEVGNIGSWISAPDALGELRWSLQTYRIFGLDPATRILVETFFSMVHPDDRKAVEAASKSALDGKAEFNIEHRIVRPDRSIRWVHEQANVEWAADGTPLRMIGVVQDITERKQLEEQLRQSQKMEAIGHLAGGVAHDFNNILTVIQGHASMLEMREQLPEEIQESVSQIAEASKRAANLTRQLLTFSRRQLMQPVDLDLREVVSQMTRMLHRILGEDIKLQVESTAGLPRVYADTGMMEQVVLNLAVNARDAMPKGGSLRIRTSCMSVAVDESKINPEAMPGLTVCLSVEDSGCGIPAQILSRIFDPFFTTKEVGKGTGLGLATVYGIVKQHHGWITVKSELGKGTMFEVYLPASKTASHENTTPNIPTVIRGGSETILLVEDEDVVRRLTKLALQRQGYRVLEAANGVAALAIWREHHQDIQLLLTDVVMPEQITGLELAKMLLLERPDLKTLFVSGYSVDLFGKDLNLAAGQHFLQKPYQLPQLFNKVRECLDERLGESAVRVIP from the coding sequence ATGAGCAACTTGATGCTTTCAGCGGAACAGGAAGCGGAACGTCTTGAGGCCCTGAGGGAATATGGGTTGTTGGACACGCCCCCTGAGTCCTGCTTTGATGAGCTTACACAGCTCGCCGCAGAGATTTGCGATGCCCCGGTGGCACTCGTTTCACTCGTTGACGCAGACCGCCAATGGTTCAAGTCCAGGGTTGGTCTGGAGATCCAGGAAACCGGGCGAGAGGTGTCGTTTTGTGCCCATGCCATCCAGAGCAAAGAGATCATGGTTGTCCCGGATGCGCGGGAAGATGCGCGCTTTGCCGGGAACCCGCTCGTCCAAGGTGACCCGAACATCCGCTTTTACGCCGGCATGCCTTTGGTTGGCCGGGATGGGTTGGCCTTGGGCACACTTTGCGTCATTGACCTGGTGGTGAGGGACTTGCAGCCGCATCAACTGCGCGCCTTAAAAGTTCTGGGGCGGCAGGTGATGGCGCAAATGGAACTGCGCAAAAACTTGGCCACCCTCGCGGAAGGCCAGGCAGCCAAGATCGAGAACCGAGTCCAAAAGCGCAGTGCAGAGCTGGCTCTGGTTGCTCGGGAATCCAGCGACAAGCTCGCGCAGGCCGACCGCGCCCGACTGGCCTTGCTTAGTCTGCTGGAGGATCAGAAGCGGGCTGAAAGTGCCTTGCAGCAAAGTGAAGAGCGCTTCCGCCTGATGGTAGAAACGGTGCAAGAAGTGTTTTGGATCACGTCCCCCAATAAAGACCGGATAATCTACGTCAGTCCGGCCTATGAACCCATTTGGGGCCGCACCTGCGCTTCCTTATACTTGGAACCCCATACTTGGTTGGATTCAGTGCATGAGGAGGACCGGGAGCGGGTAAGGTTGGCCGCCCAGACCAAGCAAGTCATTGGCGCCTATGATGTAGAGTTCCGGATAAAAAGGCCGGATGGCAGTCTGCGATGGATTAGAGACCGGGCCTTCCCAGTTAAGGAATCCTCGGGGCAACTGATCCAAGTCATCGGCGTCGCGCAGGACATCACCGACTACAAACTCGCCGAGCAAGCCCTGAGCGAGAACCGGCATTTTCTTGAGAAAGCCCAGGAAGTGGGCAATATCGGCAGTTGGATCTCGGCCCCGGACGCGTTGGGAGAACTCCGATGGTCCCTGCAAACCTACCGGATATTCGGCTTGGACCCGGCCACCAGAATATTGGTGGAAACATTCTTTTCGATGGTTCACCCGGATGACCGAAAGGCTGTCGAGGCCGCTTCGAAATCCGCACTGGACGGCAAGGCCGAATTCAATATCGAGCACCGCATTGTCCGGCCTGACCGGAGCATCCGCTGGGTCCATGAACAGGCGAATGTGGAGTGGGCGGCGGATGGGACGCCGTTGCGGATGATCGGAGTGGTGCAGGACATCACCGAACGCAAACAGTTGGAGGAGCAACTGCGGCAATCCCAGAAAATGGAAGCCATCGGCCATCTGGCCGGTGGCGTCGCCCATGATTTCAACAACATCCTGACAGTAATCCAAGGGCATGCTTCGATGCTGGAAATGCGAGAGCAGCTGCCTGAAGAAATCCAGGAGTCGGTCAGCCAGATTGCGGAGGCATCCAAACGGGCGGCCAACTTGACCCGGCAACTGCTGACCTTCAGCCGCCGACAGTTGATGCAACCAGTGGACCTCGACCTAAGGGAGGTTGTGAGTCAAATGACCCGGATGCTGCATCGAATACTCGGCGAAGATATCAAACTCCAGGTCGAGTCGACTGCTGGCCTGCCGAGGGTGTACGCCGACACTGGCATGATGGAGCAAGTGGTGCTGAATCTGGCGGTGAATGCACGGGATGCGATGCCCAAAGGCGGAAGTCTGCGCATTCGGACATCATGCATGTCGGTGGCTGTGGATGAATCGAAAATCAACCCGGAAGCAATGCCCGGGCTGACAGTTTGCCTGAGCGTCGAAGATTCCGGATGCGGCATCCCAGCGCAAATCCTCTCCCGCATCTTTGATCCATTTTTCACGACGAAGGAAGTCGGCAAGGGCACTGGCCTGGGGCTGGCCACGGTCTATGGAATAGTAAAGCAACACCATGGCTGGATCACCGTGAAAAGCGAACTGGGGAAAGGCACCATGTTCGAGGTCTATCTGCCGGCCTCCAAAACGGCCAGCCATGAAAACACTACGCCCAACATTCCAACTGTCATCCGGGGCGGTTCGGAAACCATCTTGCTGGTCGAGGATGAGGACGTGGTGCGGCGCCTTACCAAGCTGGCACTGCAACGGCAGGGATACCGGGTTTTGGAAGCCGCGAACGGCGTGGCCGCCCTGGCCATCTGGCGAGAACACCATCAGGACATCCAGTTACTGCTGACCGACGTGGTCATGCCCGAACAAATAACAGGTTTGGAACTTGCCAAAATGCTATTGCTGGAACGACCTGATCTGAAAACCCTGTTCGTCAGCGGCTATAGTGTTGATCTATTCGGCAAAGATCTCAACTTGGCTGCCGGCCAGCATTTCTTGCAGAAACCTTATCAGCTGCCCCAGTTATTCAACAAGGTTCGGGAATGTCTGGATGAAAGACTGGGTGAGTCAGCCGTCCGCGTTATACCATGA
- a CDS encoding PAS domain-containing protein, which yields MYQTDADFRILFESNPLPMWVYDLATLRFLAVNEAAILHYGYSREEFLELTIKDIRPSDEVAALMPTVGRIKGIDKAGVWHHIRKDGSSILVEITSHGLTFQGRAAELILAQDVTSEHEAELARRDSELLFQTLARISPVGIWRANLKGECSFVNQRWCEIAGMSLEAALGSGWTKALHLDDIAGVTEAWKSCLSDGSEFHAQYRFQRPDGKVTWVLGQGVAERREDGSVKGYVGTVTDITTLHHHEVQIQHLNRVYAVLSDINQVIVRERDPHKLFTLSCRIAVEKGGFKMAWIGLWAEETRKMVPVSVAGIEDGGLEWLRNLLQTEDACKITIQAALDEKVSVSNDFLNDPQLASWQSEARRLNIRSMAALPIKVSGRVIGTFNLYAEEPDFFDEHELELLGELAADIGFAIKVSRDEVEHKRAEAEVLEWRNRYEAAVHVSGQILYDWDIDAATLNYAGDTPRILGYTVDELGGDLQSWISLIHPADRACFEAELQRVTETPSAFQLEYRVRCKDGSYIKVKDMGHFLLNDQGKAYRVIGFMQDITAQKEAEERIKKQLDELKRWHEATLGREERIMELKSEVNELLLRLREEKRYECALPAKRSST from the coding sequence ATGTACCAGACTGATGCGGATTTCCGTATTTTATTCGAGAGCAATCCCCTTCCGATGTGGGTGTACGATCTGGCCACGCTCCGGTTTCTGGCGGTGAATGAGGCGGCCATTCTGCATTACGGATACTCCCGTGAGGAGTTTCTGGAACTGACCATCAAGGATATTCGCCCAAGCGACGAGGTTGCCGCGCTTATGCCGACGGTGGGCAGGATAAAAGGCATCGACAAAGCGGGCGTTTGGCATCACATCCGCAAGGACGGGAGCAGCATTTTGGTCGAGATAACCTCACATGGGCTGACCTTTCAGGGACGGGCCGCCGAATTGATTTTGGCCCAAGATGTTACCAGCGAGCACGAAGCCGAGCTTGCGCGCCGAGATAGTGAACTGCTGTTCCAGACGCTGGCACGCATATCCCCGGTCGGCATTTGGCGGGCCAATTTGAAAGGCGAATGCAGTTTCGTAAACCAGCGTTGGTGCGAGATTGCAGGCATGTCCCTCGAGGCGGCACTGGGGAGCGGATGGACCAAGGCGCTGCATCTGGACGACATCGCTGGTGTGACTGAGGCGTGGAAATCGTGCTTGAGTGACGGGTCCGAGTTCCACGCGCAATACCGATTCCAAAGGCCGGATGGAAAGGTGACCTGGGTGCTGGGCCAAGGAGTGGCTGAAAGGAGGGAGGATGGGAGTGTGAAAGGTTACGTGGGTACAGTGACCGACATCACCACCTTGCATCACCATGAGGTTCAGATTCAGCACCTCAACCGCGTGTATGCCGTGTTGAGCGACATCAACCAGGTGATTGTCAGGGAACGCGATCCCCATAAACTGTTTACGCTGTCGTGCCGCATTGCGGTTGAAAAAGGCGGTTTCAAAATGGCCTGGATAGGATTGTGGGCGGAAGAAACCCGTAAAATGGTGCCAGTGTCGGTGGCGGGCATCGAGGATGGCGGGTTGGAGTGGTTGCGCAACCTGTTGCAAACAGAGGACGCCTGTAAGATCACCATCCAGGCCGCCCTTGATGAAAAAGTGTCCGTCAGCAATGACTTCTTGAATGATCCGCAGCTTGCCTCCTGGCAGAGCGAAGCCAGGCGTCTAAACATTCGGTCGATGGCTGCTTTACCGATCAAAGTGTCTGGACGAGTGATCGGCACCTTCAACTTGTATGCTGAAGAACCAGATTTCTTCGATGAGCACGAGCTCGAATTGTTGGGTGAATTGGCGGCGGACATTGGTTTCGCGATCAAGGTCAGCCGGGATGAAGTGGAACATAAACGGGCCGAAGCGGAAGTGCTCGAGTGGCGTAACCGCTACGAAGCCGCAGTTCATGTCAGCGGCCAGATTCTTTACGACTGGGACATAGATGCAGCCACCTTGAACTATGCGGGAGACACCCCGAGAATCCTGGGTTATACCGTGGATGAACTTGGGGGCGATCTACAATCTTGGATCAGCTTAATCCACCCGGCCGACCGTGCCTGCTTCGAAGCGGAACTCCAGCGCGTCACCGAAACACCCTCTGCTTTCCAGCTGGAATACCGGGTCAGATGCAAGGATGGGAGCTACATCAAGGTGAAGGATATGGGGCACTTCTTGCTAAACGACCAAGGAAAAGCCTACAGAGTGATTGGGTTTATGCAGGACATCACGGCTCAGAAGGAGGCAGAGGAACGGATCAAAAAGCAGTTGGACGAGCTAAAGCGCTGGCATGAAGCCACTCTGGGACGGGAAGAGCGCATCATGGAACTTAAAAGCGAAGTGAATGAACTGCTGCTCCGACTGCGTGAAGAGAAGCGCTATGAATGTGCGCTTCCAGCGAAAAGATCATCCACATGA